The Ailuropoda melanoleuca isolate Jingjing unplaced genomic scaffold, ASM200744v2 unplaced-scaffold8342, whole genome shotgun sequence genome contains the following window.
TCTGCTCTTGCTGATACAAGTTATTTTCACTACCTTTGAAAGTTTTTAACACATTTCCCTTCCCCTGACCCAAATGACCACGTATTTAGCTTAGTATTCACTTGGCATGTATTGTATATCACATTAGATTGTATTTGTTGTGTacgatttattttttttcaactattttcttgattctttgaCTTGTAGGAGTTAGCAAAAGAATAAATTAGTATGAAGGAAAATTGTCAATAAGAGCTACAAGAAGTATTTGGGATTTGAATTGACCTTTGAAGATAATAAAATTTAGagagactggggtgcctggctggacgagttggtagagcatgcagtTCTTGATTTCTGTGTTATGAATTTGAgctccatattgggtgtagagactacttaaaaaaagaaaaagaaaaaaaatttagaaagaccaAAGGATGGGCTTTTTAGAAACATGAAGTTTTTTGCTACTGTAGTGACTGGTTACATAACCACCAAAATACAAAGAATCGGTACACAAATCATGATTGCAATGAATAATCACTTTCCcagaaataatttacttttgtaCTAGTCAAGTAATCTTTAATTGGGAGcacattttatgtaatatttaattaatgtcAGTTTGCTATATTATAATGGACATTTTGTATAAGTGTCTGTGGTTAATTTGGttttaaccaggaaaaaaaaattcactgttttgagttttgctttctcttacttaattattttctctaggacttttctttttggaatagGAATCCAGAGACATAGTTTTGGTTCCCAGACTGCCATTTGTGTGAATCTTGGAAACTCAGTTTACTTTGCTGGGTCTCTTGTTTTTCATCTGAATGATGACCagttggacaaaatagactttattaaTTCCATGAGAATTTTCATCTTATTACACTGGGGACATGTGCTTTTCCTCATCAAGGCCTTGGGTCTTTGTCAATAATTACTGAGTTTCCTGACTCCCTCCCCAGTGCCGCCATCACTTCCCCTATGCGTGTTCATCCTCTCAGTCCTTTCACGTGCTTTCCCTGCCTTGATGAGCAGCATTAGTGCCCCCTCCTCCAGAACCCAGGTTTCTGGTAATAGAAGTGTGCACCTTAAGACTGTGGACTGTTAGCTCAGGAGGTAACAGTGCAATCACTGTGTGCAGGTGAGAATAGAGAGAGATTAATGCCAGTGGTTTTGACCCAGAATTAGGGGCAAGACACAGTGATAGTTTCTGTGAGTTTTGTGGTCTGGGATGACTGACGGCATTAGTCAGTTGCTCCTTTGTGTGAGAAAGTCTGGAATTGTAGCTACAAAAATGAAGGATGTCGTTATACCTTTCTACTGTGCTTCTTCAATTCCTAATATAATTAACCTTATTAGTACTGTTCTCAGAAACTACTCCCTGTTATAGGGTATGATTGAGGTAGGTATCTGGCCACAGGGAAACATATAACACTGTTCTCTGCTCACCTTCCACTTCACATATAAATACTATACATATTAAAGGACTGCATCTCCCATGTcccattttgtattttatggTTCAAGATCAGGAAGAAAGTTCATCTGTCCTAAAATGTGACTTATTAATATTTGACgttcttattttataatcatcaatcaaaagtataaaatacaaattgCCTTGAAGATAAAGTATCTGAATGGATTCAGTCAAAGTAAGCAGGATAATACCACATGTCATAATACATTACCCTGCAGGTGGTACTGAGCACTTTAAAGGGCAGGGGGATATCCGTGGATGTAAAAGTTCATACCAAAGGGAGGCCGAGACACTGGTGAAGTAAAACATAGTATCCCAGCAATTCCAAGTGCTGATCTTTAACACCGCATGTGTGGACAGGAGAAAAACTGTTTGCAAAGAGGTGTTGCACCCTTGTTGGCCACATTAGGCACTCACCTTAGCAGAAACTAGTGAGGTCtttcaaatacacatatattaggTGTGGAGAAAGCCTTACATCCCCGGGTGTCATAGACCCCATATGAAATTCTTATTGAATGTTGAGGCCACTTTAGGACTTTGTAGTTATGAAAAATTGCATGGAAACTAGAGGTGCCCAGGATagtgaacataataaaatgtgATGGGAAAATAATGGCTCTATTTTATAGTAGAGGCCACACAGCAAGTGCTCTGCTACATTTGTGGGCTGTCCCATTTCACACACCCGTTTCTCTATTTAATCTCTAGCTGTCTTAATTCAGTCTCAACTCTTAAATCAAGCATCTCTCACTCCAGGTGACATTTTACTTGTTAATCATACTTTCCTCTcattcctacttttttttaattaatttttttgaaagagagtgccagcagggggtggagaggggcacagagagaggaggagagagagagaatcttaagcaggccctaCACCTAGCATGGagtctgacctggggctcgatctcatgactctgagatcatgaccagagccaaaatcaagagttggacgcttaaccaacggagctacccaggcacccgtcTTACTCCTACTTTTTATTAGCAAACTGTGAGAGCAAACTGGGGAGAGAAGTGGATTATGAGACTATACATAAAAGCAAGATGGAATATGTTAGAAATGAGGACTAGTCAATATCAGAAGTGATTTAAACAGCTAATGAGTGTCATGGATACTCATATATCCATGTTCATGCCTAATCTGTTAATTTGAGAACAGAACATTGCAGTCAGATTTTTGGTGATAGGTTTAAATTATGTCATAGCTCACATGTGTGATGAtagtgtgttgatttttttttgtttttatatgtgtgAGAAAGCAGATGACTATATACTTTTCATTCATAATAAGGATATTGAAACATTGGTAATTCTATGACCTAGTTATCATCTCCATaatcttcctcattttcttaattttcatcaTTTCAGTGGCAGCCCAGTTGGCTGGATCCATGGATGGAAGGAATCACTCAGTTGTGGCTGAGTTTGTGTTTCTGGGACTCACTCGTTCATGGGAGATCCAACTTCTCCTCCTGGTGTTCTCCTCTGTGCTCTATGTGGCAAGCATGACTGGAAACGTCCTCATTGTGTTTTCTGTGACCATCGATCCTCACTTACATTCCCCCATGTACTTCCTACTGGCCAGTCTCTCTTTCATTGACTTGGGGGCCTGTTCTGCCACCTCACCCAAGATGATTTATGATCTTTTCAGAAAGCGCAAAGTTATTTCCTTTGGAGGCTGCATTGCCCAGATCTTCTTCATCCATGTCATCGGTGGTGTGGAGATGGTGCTACTCATCGCCATGGCCTTTGACCGATATGTTGCCATTTGTAAGCCTCTCCACTACTTGACCATTATGAGCCCACGAACGTGTGTTTTGTTTCTGGCTGCTGCTTGGGCCCTTGGTGTCAGTCACTCACTGTTCCAACTAGCATTTATTGTTAATTTACCCTTCTGTGGTCCTAATGTATTGGACAGCTTTTACTGTGACCTTCCTCGTCTCCTCAGACTGGCCTGTACAGATACTTACAGATTGCAGTTCATGGTCACTGTCAACAGTGGGTTTATCTGTGTTGGCTCTTTCTTCATACTCCTCATCTCCTACATCTTTATCCTGTTTACTGTTTGGAAACCTTCCTCAGGTGGTTCATCCAAAGCTCTTTCCACGCTATCAGCTCACATCACTGTGGTCCTTTTATTCTTCGGTCCAACCATGTTTGTCTATACATGGCCACATCCCAATTCACAGATGGACAAATTTCTTGCTATTTTTGATGCAGTTCTCACTCCTTTTCTGAATCCAGTCATCTACACATTCAGGAATAAAGACATGAAGGCAGCAATGAAGAGAGTATGCAGACAGCTAGTGATTTACAGGAGGATCTCATAGGTAATATAAGGCCTTCTCACTAATCATGGTATAGCCTCTTGTTTCTATCTTTGATATTTTGAATTCAGAAAACTTGAGACATCAAATATGGATTTGAGTGTTGTCACAGCTGTAACCTAATTCTTATTTGATGAATGTATTTATTCCTTATGAAAAGTGAGCCATGAGAACAGTATACCTTTCTATCTATGTAAATcccatttaatttctttcagcagtgttatATAGTTTCTGGTGAACAGGTCTTACATATCTTTCTTGAGATTTactcctattttaattttttgtgcttttctaaatgatatttttaaatttataatcatttattgctaatatatagaaatataatagatattttgtttattggcattgtattttgaaaacttgCAAAATCTTTTACTTCTACTTGTTTTTTTATAGAGTAAGTAGGATTTTCATCATAGATGATCATGTTTTCAGTGCATAAAGACATTTTACTTCTCATGTTCTAGTATggatcattttattcatttttgttgccTTATTGTACTTGCTAAGATCAAGCAGCGTAGTGCTGAATACAAGTGGTTAGGGAAGACAtccttgacttatttttattcttatgagaaaagcatttattttcaccattaagtatgatactAGCTGTAGGTTTTTAGTAGAAGTTTTTTATCAGGCTGAGGAAATTCCTTTCTATTTagtttgctgaaagtttttaaaatcgGGAATAGATGTTGGATTTTGAAACAATGCTTTTTCTggtttagtatcagggtaatgctggccttatagaatatATCTCCTTGTATTAAATTTATTGCAGGAGTTTTGTAGAAttcttattgtttctttcttaaatgtttggtaaaatttaccaTAGGAAGTCATTTTGGCCTGCAGTTTTCCCTGTGGAAACGCTTTCAACTGTAAATTCAGTTTTCGGTAGGCTGTGTCTTCtaagaaatttatatattaatctGTGTTATCAAATTTATTGGAAGAAGTTGTTcctaatattctcttattatGAAATATCTATAAGACTTGTAATGTTTTCCTCTATTTCATTGTCTATTGGtagtttatgttttttaaaaaaaaattatcagtgttTTAGAGGTTTTTCGGCTTCCGTTTTTTATTgcagtaaatatatataacatatatgtttCAGGTGCATAACATTATAATTTGACATCTGTGTACATGACAAAGTGATTACCACCAAAAGTCTAGTTACTATTCATCACTGTACAATTGACCTTCTTCACCCACCCCCAACATACTTTGCCTTTGTTgactaccaatctgttctctgtatctgtaagTTTGGTTTTGTGCTATTTCGTttgttttaggcttttttttttttttgattccacatatcaGTAAAATCATGCACTATTTGTCTCTGTCTgccttacttcacttagcataatagccttGAAGTCCActtatgttgttgcaaatgacaaaatttcctttttctttgtgccTGAGTCgttttctgttgtttatatagaccacatcctctttatccattcacctattgttGGATAGGTGGATTAGGATAATGgattaggttgcttccatatgttgtctgttgtaaatagtgctgctattAACACAATAAACATAGTGATCCATATATCTTTTCacattaatgttttcatattctttgcataaatacccagaagtggtatcgctggatcatatggtatatcttttcttaattttctgagaaacctctactgttttccagagtggttgtaccaatttacattcccaccaacagggcagaagagttcctttttctcctcgtTCTCTACGACACTTGCATCTTGTCCtattgataatagccattctaacagtgtgaggtggtaactcattgtggttctgatttgcacttccctaatatTTAGTGATCTTAAACATcttttgtctgttggccatctgtatgtcttctttggaaaaatgtctgttcatgtcttctgcccattttttaactggattatttgtcttttgggtgttgtttggtaagttctttacagattttggatactaacccttaatcagacatatcatttgcaaatatcttctcccattctgttggttgccttttagttttcttgattgtttccttcactgtgcagaagctttttatcttgatgacgtcCCAATAGtttacatttgcttttgtttcttttgtctcaGAAGACGTAtatagaaagaagttgctatggctgatgtcaaagaggttatgcctgtgttctcttctaggatttctatggtttcctgtctcacatttaggtatttcatccattttgcattcattttgtgTGTAAGAatgtggtcaagtttcattcattaGCATATAGTTgtcaattttttcccccaaaccatttgttgaagagactttttcaaaggatattctttcctgctttgctgaaaactaattgaccataaagttgtgggttcatttctgggttttctgttctgttctattgatccatgtgtctatttttgtgccagtaccataccgttttgatgactacagctttgtaatataacttggagtccagaattgtgatgcctcaagatttgcttttctttttcaagattgctttggctacttggggtcttttgtggttccatacaaattttaggattctttttctagctctgtgaaaaatgttggtggtattttgattgggattacgTTAAATGTGTAGGTTgatttgggtagtatagacattttaacgatatttgttcttctaatctatgagcatggaatgtctttccatttctttgtgttgtcttaaaTTTCCttatcagtattttataattttcagagtaagGTCTTTCCCCtctgattaggtttattcctagctatcttaTTTTTGGTCCAGtgggattgttctcttaatttctctttctgccgcATCATTGTTGGTATAGGaaaatgcaacaggtttctgtatgttgattttttatcctgtgacatgaatgaatttatttatcagttttagaagtttttttgttagaatctttcaggttttctatatatagtaccatgtcatctgcagataatgaaaattttacttcttccttactaatctgatgccttttatttctttttattgtccaatagctatggctaggacttcagtacgatgttgaatagaagtggtgagagtggacatcctggtCTTGTTCtcgaccttaggggaaaagctgtcagtttttcctaTTAAggatgatgtttgctgtgggtttttcatatatggccttattatgttgagatatgttccctctaaacctactttgttgagggttttttatctTGAATGGATGGGGTACTgtgttaaatactttttctgcatctgttgaaatgatcatatggctcttgtcctttctcttattgatgtgatgtatcatgttgattgatttgtggatattgaaccaccactgcaacacaggaataaattccactttattatggtgaatgatttttaaaaatgtattattggatttagtttgctaatatcttgttgaggatttttttttagtttcaatatcatttaattctgctctaatctttattatttccttccttctgctggttttaggttttgttg
Protein-coding sequences here:
- the LOC100472567 gene encoding olfactory receptor 4F3/4F16/4F29 — encoded protein: MDGRNHSVVAEFVFLGLTRSWEIQLLLLVFSSVLYVASMTGNVLIVFSVTIDPHLHSPMYFLLASLSFIDLGACSATSPKMIYDLFRKRKVISFGGCIAQIFFIHVIGGVEMVLLIAMAFDRYVAICKPLHYLTIMSPRTCVLFLAAAWALGVSHSLFQLAFIVNLPFCGPNVLDSFYCDLPRLLRLACTDTYRLQFMVTVNSGFICVGSFFILLISYIFILFTVWKPSSGGSSKALSTLSAHITVVLLFFGPTMFVYTWPHPNSQMDKFLAIFDAVLTPFLNPVIYTFRNKDMKAAMKRVCRQLVIYRRIS